DNA from Mycobacterium sp. SMC-8:
CGCGAGGAGCTTGAGTACATGGCAGGTGTCGCCACCAGCAGCCGTCAGCGGAGCAAGGCCGCTCCGTATCTGATGGTCCTGCCGGCGCTCGCGTACCTCGCGATCTTCTTCGTGGTGCCGTTCTTCTCGCTGGCACGGACCTCCCTGTCGGAGACCGCGGGCTCGGTGTTCATGCCGACGCTGACGTTCGCCTGGGATCTTCAGAACTACGTCGACGCGTTCACGCTGTACCGGGAGCAGATCTTCCGCTCGTTCGGCTACGCGTTCGTCGCCACGGCGCTGTGCCTGTTGCTGGCGTTCCCGCTGGCATATGTCATCGCGTTCAAGGCCGGCCGGTTCAAGAACCTGATCCTGGGTCTGGTGATCCTGCCGTTCTTCGTGACGTTCCTGATCCGCACGATCGCGTGGAAGACCATCCTGGCCGACGAGGGCTGGCTGGTCAGTGCGCTGGGCACGATCGGGCTGCTGCCCGACGAGGGTCGCCTGCTGTCGACGAGCTGGGCGGTGATCGGCGGGCTGACCTACAACTGGATCATCTTCATGATCCTGCCGTTGTACGTGAGCCTGGAGAAGATCGATCCGCGGCTGCTCGAAGCGTCCAAGGACCTCTACTCCGGGGCCCCGCGCAGCTTCCGGAAAGTGATTCTGCCGCTGTCGATGCCGGGCGTCCTGGCCGGCAGCATGCTGGTGTTCATCCCGTCGGTCGGCGACTTCATCAACGCCGACTACCTCGGCAGCACACAGACCACGATGATCGGCAACGTCATCCAGAAGCAGTTCCTCGTCGTGAAGGACTATCCGGCCGCGGCGGCGCTGAGCCTGGGTCTGATGCTGCTGATCCTGATCGGCGTGCTGCTCTATACCCGGGCGCTCGGTACGGAGGATCTGGTATGACCACCCAGGCCGGGGCGGCGATCGCCACCGCAGCATCGCAGGACCCGAAGCCGAAAAAGGTTCGTACCCGCCCTAATTGGGGTGACCTGGTGCTGCGGTTCGCGGCCGCTCTGGTGTTGTTGTACCTGTTCCTGCCGATCTTCGTGATCGTGTTGTTCTCGTTCAACAAACCTGCCGGCAAGTTCAACTACACGTGGCAGGGCTTCACACTCGACAACTGGCTGGACCCGTTCAAGTACCCCGCGCTGACCGAGGCCCTCAAGCTCAGCCTGAACGTCGCGGCGGTGTCGACGGCGGTCGCGCTGGTGCTGGGAACTCTGGTGGCGATCGCACTGGTGCGCCAGCGGTGGCGCGGCCAGCGCGCCGTGGACACCTTCCTGGTACTGCCGCTGACCGCCCCCGAAGTGGTGATGGGCGCTGCGCTGCTGACACTGTTCCTGGACTTCAACACGGCCGCCGGCTACCTGACGATCGTCTTGTCGCACATCGCGTTCGAGGTCAGCTTCATCGCGATGACGGTGCGGGCCCGGGTGCGCGGTTTCGACTGGACGCTGGAGGATGCGTCGCTCGACCTCGGCGCTAGCCCGGCGCGCACCTTCTTCAAGGTGACGCTGCCCCTGATCGTTCCGGGCATCGTCGCGGCGGCGATGCTGTCGTTCGCGCTGTCGCTCGACGACTTCATCATCACCTACTTCGTCAGCGGCGCCGAGGTGACCTATCCCCTGTATGTGAACGCCGCGGTGAAAGCCGCGGTGCCGCCTCAGATCAACGTGCTGGCCACCGCGATCCTCGTGGTGAGCCTGCTGCTGCTGGGGGTGAGCACGCTGTACCGGCGCAAGAGGTTCGAGGGCTGACACGATCTGCCGAGTGTCGTTGGTGCTGTCAGCTCTGACGGATCAGGGGTTCAGCCGCACCCTGACGGTGACCCGACCCTGCTCATCCTGGGCGGCCACGGCGTGGCCGGTGCGGTCGGCGCCGTCGAAGTTCACCCGGATCACGACGGCGTCCCCCGATCGCTGGTAGTTCACCGGGGTCTGGAACGTCTGGCCGGACCGCCTGCCCGTGTAGCGGATCACGACCATGGCACGGCGCACCACCGGGCCGATGACCGGCGCGTCGATCAGGCGCGCCGCACCGGCATTGAACACGCCGACGAGCGGCGAGTCGAAGATTCCTCTGGACATGGATCCACGCTAACCGGGGCTCAACCGACTTCGAGGGGTACCGGCGTGGTCCGGGTGCCGGTGCGCGCGGCGCCGACGCCCGCGGCCACCACGAGCCCGATCCCGACCACACCCAGCAGACCCGGTTCCTGGTGCAGGATCAGCCATCCCAGGATCATCGCGAAGGCGGGCTCCAACGCCATCAAGGTGCCGAACGCCGCGACGGTGAGCCTGCGTAACGCCAGCAGCTCCAGCGCGAACGGGATGACCGGCAGCAGCACGGCCAGACCGACCCCGATGAGCAGGATCTGCGGGGTCATCCGGCCGAAGACGGCAGGCCCGACGGTCAACGTCGCGACCAGTCCGGCGACCGGCATCGACACCGCCAGCCCGTTGATGCCGGCGACGTCGTCCCCGACCTTCTGGGTGAGCAGAATGTAGCCACCCCAGCAGACCGCCGCACCGAGCGCGTACCCGACCCCGACCGGGTCCACCGCGGCGCTCCATGGCTGGGTCAGGAGCAACACGCCGACAGCAGCCAACCCCGGCCAGGCCCACCGGCCCTGCCCGCGGCCTCGGGCCACCGCCACCCCCAGCGGCCCGAGGAATTCCAGCGCGCTCGCGGTGCCCAGCGGGATCCTGGCCACCGCGGCCATGAACAGCAACGTGATAGCGGCGGTGACCACACCAAGCAGCACACACATTGCAAAGGTGTTGCGGGTGAAGGCTTTCCTCCGCGGCCGAACGATGACCAGGAACAGCACCCCGGCCCATGCCAACCGCAGCCAGGCCGCGCCCTCGACGCCGACGTCGTCGATCAGCGTGACGGCGATCGCCAGTCCAAGCTGCACGCACACCATCGAGCCCACCGCCATGAAGGCACCGGTGCGCGCCTGATCTGTCGCCATCAGGGCATTGAACGGGATGCCGACCGTTGCGGTCCACGTGATTTTCCAAGACATACCGTTCGCGAATTACGAACGGTCGGTGGGCACTCCTATTTTCAAGACGTTTGAGATTTTGCCGAAAAGGTACATGTCCAGCCATGATGAGGAATTTCACGCTCCGCGCACCGCTCCTGATGGCGGCCGCTGCCGCCGCCGCTGTCGTCACCGCGCCCGCCGGATTCGCCTCTCCGGGGATTCTTCCGGCCGGGGGCCCGCCCGGATGTTATGACCCGGCCGGCACCGGCTGCGCCGTGCTGCCGCCTATCCCGCCCGCCCCGGGCGTCGCAGGCGCCGTGCCCGGTGGACCCGCAGGCGTGGCCGGACCCGGCGGCGTCGCAGGCGCCGTGCCCGGTGGACCCGCAGGCGTTGCAGGACCCGGCGGCGCGGCAGGCACGATCCCCGGCGGACCGGGCGGCGTGGCCGGACCCGGCGGAGCCGCGGGAGCGATCCCGGGCGGCCCCTCGGGGGTCGCTGGTCCCGGCGGCGCGGCAGGCTGCATCCCAGGCGTGGGTTGCGCCAGCGTTCCCGCCCCCTGAGCGCAATCAGCTCACCTGAGCGAGCACCTGCTGCATGCGTTCCTCCCGCGGCATCACCGGCCCGTCGCCGGGTATGTCGGTGATGCCCAGTCGGCCAGACCTGTGGCGGTCAGCATCGACGTGCGGTTGGCGGCGAGCACCAGCGCGTGGTCGTCGCTGTGGCCGGCGTCGACCAGCATCGCGCCGAGCAGACTGATGACCGCCATCTTGTAGGCGTTGAACGCCCGGTACCAGCACCAGTTCCCGGATGCTCGATGCCGCGTCGCCTGGTCGTCTCAGCTTGGCGACCGATCGCGCACTCGCCCGGTCGACCCGGCGCAGGATCAACCCGAGCAACAGGTCGTCGCGGTTCAGGTAGTAGCGGTAGACGGTACAGCGCTCGGCCGCATCCAGCAGGCGGTCGCGGGCCTCGTCGTCGTTGAGCAGCGCCCGGTCATCGCCCCAGTTCCGGCACGCCCCAGAAGTCGGCATGACGCCGATGCTGCCACGTGGGCGCCTCTGCCCGGGACGTACTTTGCCTAAACTTCGGGCAGCGGCTGCCACTGGCGCGAGACCGACCCGCTCCAGCGGGGAGTGCGCCGCTCCATGAAGGCCGCCACGCCCTCCCGCGCGTCCGGGCCGCCCATGACCCGGTGGTGCAGCGCGGTCTCCAGCGCCGCCACCTGTCGGGGCCGGTATCCGTACATCATGGTGTCCCACAACAGTCTCTTGCTCAAGGCCGCCGACATCGGTGCGACGTTGACGGCGATGTCGGCGGCGAGCGACATGGCCTCCGTGAGGACCTCCGCTGCCGGCAGGCAGCGCGACGCGACACCCAGCGCGGCCGCCTCGGCGCCGTCGAAGCTGCGTCCCGTCAGCAGCAGATCGGCCGCCACCGCACCACCGACCAGGTGCGGGAGCGTCCAGTGCGACATGCAGTCGCCGATCACCCCACGGCGCGACTGCGCCACCGCGTAGGAGGCGCCGGCCGCCATGATCCGGATGTCAGCCTGCAGCGCGAGGGTCAGCCCGATGCCGACGGCGTGGCCGTTGACCGCCGCGATGACCGGCGTCCGGAGTTCGAACGCCGCCGGATCGGTGGGCGAGGCGGTGAAGGAGTCGCCGGCCTCGGTGAACGGTCCTTTCCCGCCGACGAGGTCAGCTCCCACACAGAACGCGTCACCGGCCCCGGTCAGCACGATGGCACGGACATCGTCATCCTGGTCGCACTCCCGGTAAGCGGTGTTGAGCAACTCCCCCATCTCCGCGGTGTAGGCGTTGCGCCGCTCGGGCCGGTTGAACGTCAGCACCGCGACACCGTCGGCGACGGTGACGGTCAGGTCGGGCATGCGGCGAAACTTACCGACCCGGCGCCGCCTCACCGGAGAGAATCCGGGGATGGACACCCGCCGCCTGGAACTGCTGCTGGCACTGTCACGCCTGGGTTCGATGCGTGCCGTCGCCGACGAACACCACCTGACCACGTCCACGGTGTCCCAGCAGATCGCCGCGCTGGCTCGGGACATCGGAGCCAAGCTGATCGAACCCGAGGGCCGCCGCGTGCGTCTCACCCCGGCCGGCCGCCGCCTGGCCGATCACGCCGTGACGATCCTGGCCGCGGTCGACAGCGCGCGGCGCGACCTCGACCCCGACGCCGAACCGGCCGGTACGGTCCGCGTCGGCGGGTTCGCCACCGGCATCCGGGTGTCGCTGCTGCCCATCGTCGCCGACCTGGCGGTGCGTTACCCGGACGTCGAGGTCGTCATCAGCGAGTACGAACCGATCGAGGCGTTCGCGCTGCTGATCGCCGACGATCTCGATCTCGCACTGACCTACGACTACAACCTCGCGCCGGCCTCGCCGGGCGCGGCCCTGGACGCGGTGCCGCTGTGGTCGATCGAGTGGGGGCTGGGGGTGCAGTCGGGAACGGATGCCGACACTGTGCTGACGGCGTTCGCCGACGCCACCTGGATCGTCAACTCACGCAATACCGCCGACGAGACCGCGGTCCGCACCCTCGCATCGCTGGCCGGTTTCACCCCGACGATCGCACACCAGATCGACAGCCTCGATCTGGTCGAGGACCTCATTGCGGCGGGGTTCGGAGTGGGTCTGCTCCCCCTGGGCAGGCCCACCCGTGCCGGGGTGACCGTGCTGGATCTGCAGAACCCTGCCGTCACCCTGACGGCCTACGCGGTGACCCGGCGGGGGCGCTCGGCGTGGTCCCCGCTGCGCGCCATCCTCGACCGGATGCGCCCGCCGTCCGGCGACCTGTTGCGCCCGCGGTGGCCACGCCCCGAGGCCGGCCGGTGAGCCCGCGCGGCCTGGTTTGCCTCCCCAGACCCCGGGGAACACAGGCCTCATGTTGATCCGACGTGTAGCGCGCCCGATGCTGTCAGCAGTGTTCATCTCGCGTGGGGTCGAGGCGCTGCGAAGCCCGAAACCCGCCACCGACGCCACCCGCCAGACCCTCGAGGGCCTGAGCAAGCTGCCCGACCCGGTCGGCACCAATGTGCCGTCGAACGCTGAGACCGTCGCAAAGGTGACCGCCGCCGTGCAGATCGGCGGCGGCCTGCTGCTGGCGACCGGACGCCTCCCCCGGGTGGCCTCGGCGGCGCTGGCACTCAGCGTGGTACCGAGTTCGCTTGGCGGACATGCTTTTTGGAACGAGAACGACCCGCAGCGAAAGACCGACGAGCGGCGCGCCTTCATCACCGACGTCAGCCTGATCGGCGGTCTGATCATCGCCGCGGTGGACACCGAGGGCAAACCCTCGCTGGGCTGGCGTGGTCGCCGCGCCGCGCGCAAGGTCTCCGAGGCCGTGACGGCGGCTCTGCCTGCGGGCGCCGCGGCAGGGGGTTCCCTGACCGACAGCCCGCTCGCGGACAAGGTCGGGCACGGCCTGCACGTGGGCGCCGAGCGCGGCCGCGAGCTGGCACACGTCGCCCGGGAGCGCGGCGGGGAGCTGGCGCATGTCGCCCGCGAGCGCGGCGGCGAGCTCGCCGAGGTGGCCCGCGAACGGGCGCCGGAACTTGCTGAGGTGGCTCGCGAGCGCGCCGCGGAGTTGGCCGAGGTGGCCCGTGGGCGGGGCACCGAGTTGGCCGAGGTCGCCCGCGAGCGCGCTCCTGAGCTCGCCGACCTGGCCCGCGAACGCGCCGAATTGGCCCGCCAGCGGGCGGCGGTGCTTGCCGATACCGCCAACGTCGAGGTCAAGAAGCAGAAGCGCCGGCTGCGCTGAGCTCCGGGCCGCGGCGCCTCAGCCGCGGGGCGCGTAGCTGTAGTCGATCTTGTCGCCGTCCACCGCGGTGACCGTCAGGATGAACGCCGCGCGCTCGGGGCCGTCGGTCACCGCGCAGTCGACGGTGTTTCCCGGTCGGCCCTCCAGGTCGCCGGTGCACGTCGCCGACTCGGGACGCCGTTTCAGGTGCCGCGCGAGTTCGTCGAGAAGCGAGGTCTCGACCTCCGCCTTCGTCAGCATCGGCACCAGGTCGAAGTTCATCATCAGGCCGTCGACGCTGGTCACCTCCGCGGTCCTGCGCAGGATGGCGCCGGCGACTGTGACATCGCAGTGGGTCACCTCGCCCACGTGGCCGTGTAGGCCCGTCTCACACCTGACCTGCGAAGCGGGCGGCCCGCCGCCGTCGTCCACCAGGCGGGCCACCGCGCGTTGCACCTGCTCGACGGACAGCGCCGGAATCAGCTCGTAGTCGATGGTCTCGCCGTCGACCGCGGTCACGGTGACGATCGGCTCGAAACTGTTGGTGGGACTGACGATGACCTCGCAGCGCGCCGTCTGTCCGACCTCGCCGACCAGTGGATCCTTGCACGTCACCGATTGTGGCTGTTCCCCCGCTTCGCCCAGCCGCGCCCAGATGTCGGCCTGCAGATCGTCGGTGGCCACCGCGGGCAGGCCGGACGCTGCCTCGACGTTGCAGCCCGCCAGCGCGGCCGCGGCCGCCGCCGCGACGGCGAGCCGACCGGTGGCCTTCCTCATGGGTCAATGGTGGTTGACTGCCAGGGTGCCCCGCAACCGAACGCTGGCCCGCCGTCTGCACGACCGCGCCGAACCCGTGCACGCCGTCACCTATTTCGCGCCGGAGTGCCGCGCCGCGCTCGACGGCCTCGGCTACCGCGGCTTCTGGATGGGCTACTTCGCCGCCCGCTCGGCCCCGCTCGGCGCGGTACCGGCCGCCGTGGTCACCGCCGCGTTCTACAACTTCGCCCCGGAGCGGGTCGCCAAGGCCCTGCCCGCGGCCTGGGACATCGCCTCTCCGGCCCTCGCGCTGACGGCGCGCCGGGAGGCGGCGGTGGCGGCGCTGCGCCGCAGCGGGGTGACCGACGACGCGGCGGCCACGGTCGCCGATCTGACCGCGAAGGCGCTGGCCGGCGCCAACGTCGGCGGTCGCCCCCTGTTCGCCGCCAACGCGGCGCTGGACTGGCCCGCCGAACCTGTGGCCAGGCTGTGGCACGCGAGCACCCTGCTGCGCGAACACCGCGGTGACGGACACGTCGCCGTGCTGACCGCAGAGGGGGTGTCCGGGCGTGAATGCAACGTCCTGCACGCCGCGGCCGGCGGGGTCCCCGAGGAGATGATCAAGCGCGCCCGCGACTACGACGAGGAGCAGTGGGCCCGGCACCGTGGCGCGCTGCAGCAGCGGGGACTGCTCGACGGGGATGGCGCGCTGACAGCGGCCGGACGCGAGTTCAAGCAGCACATCGAGGACCGCACCGATGCGCTGGCGCTGTCCGTGCTGGACGGCCTCGAGGACGGCGAGGTCGAGGCGCTGTTCCGCACGCTGACGCCGATCGCCCGCGCGGTGGTCGACGCCGGCGACATCCCGGAGGGGACACCGATGGGACTGAGCCGCGCCGACCTCGACGACGACCGCGCGCACCTGTGCTGACGGGTCAGCGCGGCGCGTACATTATGAGGCCGACGCCGGCCAGGCACACCGCGGCTCCGGTGATGTCCCACCGGTCGGGCCGGAAACCGTCGACGACCATGCCCCAGATCAGCGAGCCCGCGACGAACACGCCGCCGTAGGCGGCCAGCACCCGGCCGAAGTTCGCGTCGGGTTGGAACGCCGCTACGAACCCGTAGGCGCCCAGGGCCAGCACGCCGGCCCCGACCCACAGCAGGCCGCGGTGTTCCCGGACGCCCTGCCAGACCAGCCACGCGCCGCCGATCTCGAGGACGGCGGCAAGGACGAACAGCAGCACCGATTTGACGACCACGCCCCACAGCGTGCCATCAGTGGTGCGCGCTGGTCGTGGTGGTGTGGCACGCGTCCGGCGGGGTGCCGACGACGTCGAGGGCCGGGTTGCGGTCGAAGAAGCCGAACGGCTTGAGCCAGAACGAGACGACGTCGACGGGCATCACCGGCCAGTCCTCGGGACGGGTGATGTGATGGATGCCGAAGACGTACCACAGCACCACGTCGGTGTTCTCGATGGACCGGTCGGCCGCAGTCCACCGCGCCAGGCCGGTGTCACGCACCGATTGGTTGACGAATTGTCCTGCGGGCCAATGCTCCTCGGGATGGTTGGGCGTAACCCACAAGGTGTGGGCGATCACGCTCGCGCGTTCGAGTACGGGCGTGCCTGCGGCGAACATGGCCGGGATCGCCCCGGTGGGCACCAGCTTGTACGCCGGGTGGGCTCCCAGCCGGGTCACGACGTTGGGGTTGACCACCTTCCACGCGCGCTGCGTGGCGAACTCGACGTCCTGCTTGCCCTCGCTCTCGGTGCGCAGCGGGGTGTTGCGCACCACCAGCGACAGACCATGCGGATTGTCCGGCGACACGGGTTCTGCGCACGACTCCGTCATCACCACCGTGTTGTCGGGTCCGTCGATGTCCAGATCCAGCCGCGCGACCAGAAAGTGCTGGTGGAACGGAGCGTAAGTTCGTTCGTCGACCAGGGTGCCGTTGGGATTGGGCGCGCCGCGCGGCAGCGGGGTGGTCACCATGATGCCGGTCGCGCGCACCTCGCACTCGATGTTGCCGTCCTGATAGAGCCGCCAGTACACCAGGTACTCGTAATTCGCGACGGTGACGTGGAATGAGATCGTCAGCCGGCGCATCCGGCGCACCTCCGCGCCGATCTCGGGGTCGACGTGCTTCCACAGCACGGCGTTGTCTTCTTCGTGGATGCAGATGGCGTTGGTGATGGTGTAGGGCTCGCCGCGGCTGTTGTGCAGCACCGCGTCGAGGTAGCGGATCTCGCCGAGGCAGTCGCAACCGAGCTCCAGCGAGGTGGTCATGAATCCCAGGCCCCATTCGCCGATGTCGAATGCGGTGCGCCGGTAATGATCCGGTGACGGATCGCGGTAGGGCACGATCATCTCCGCGAACGACATCCGGTGCGCGATCGACCGGTCGCGGTCCCCGTCGCGGTAACGCACGGTGTGCAGCGTCATGCCCTCGCGGTGGTTGAAGCCCACCCGCAACGACCAGTTCTGCCACCGCAGCAAATTGCCCTCCAGCGTGAACGACGGCCCGTCGGGCTGGGTGATGTGCAGCGGTGCCACCCGCTCGCGGGTCGAGGCAGCAAGGATGCGCTCAGGTATGTGGGCGGGCACGTACTCACCCATCACGTCGGGCGTCGGCTCCCCCGTGCCGTCTGCAGCGCCCGCGTCTGCTGCGAACGGTCCGACATCTTCGACCCGCAGCAGTTCCATCGCGTTCACATCGACGACGCAGTGCAGCCCGCTGACCAGCCTGGCATATGGATTGGCCCCGGGCGCTG
Protein-coding regions in this window:
- a CDS encoding DoxX family protein, with product MLIRRVARPMLSAVFISRGVEALRSPKPATDATRQTLEGLSKLPDPVGTNVPSNAETVAKVTAAVQIGGGLLLATGRLPRVASAALALSVVPSSLGGHAFWNENDPQRKTDERRAFITDVSLIGGLIIAAVDTEGKPSLGWRGRRAARKVSEAVTAALPAGAAAGGSLTDSPLADKVGHGLHVGAERGRELAHVARERGGELAHVARERGGELAEVARERAPELAEVARERAAELAEVARGRGTELAEVARERAPELADLARERAELARQRAAVLADTANVEVKKQKRRLR
- a CDS encoding ABC transporter permease; the protein is MTTQAGAAIATAASQDPKPKKVRTRPNWGDLVLRFAAALVLLYLFLPIFVIVLFSFNKPAGKFNYTWQGFTLDNWLDPFKYPALTEALKLSLNVAAVSTAVALVLGTLVAIALVRQRWRGQRAVDTFLVLPLTAPEVVMGAALLTLFLDFNTAAGYLTIVLSHIAFEVSFIAMTVRARVRGFDWTLEDASLDLGASPARTFFKVTLPLIVPGIVAAAMLSFALSLDDFIITYFVSGAEVTYPLYVNAAVKAAVPPQINVLATAILVVSLLLLGVSTLYRRKRFEG
- a CDS encoding enoyl-CoA hydratase/isomerase family protein, with translation MPDLTVTVADGVAVLTFNRPERRNAYTAEMGELLNTAYRECDQDDDVRAIVLTGAGDAFCVGADLVGGKGPFTEAGDSFTASPTDPAAFELRTPVIAAVNGHAVGIGLTLALQADIRIMAAGASYAVAQSRRGVIGDCMSHWTLPHLVGGAVAADLLLTGRSFDGAEAAALGVASRCLPAAEVLTEAMSLAADIAVNVAPMSAALSKRLLWDTMMYGYRPRQVAALETALHHRVMGGPDAREGVAAFMERRTPRWSGSVSRQWQPLPEV
- a CDS encoding SCO6745 family protein, giving the protein MGQWWLTARVPRNRTLARRLHDRAEPVHAVTYFAPECRAALDGLGYRGFWMGYFAARSAPLGAVPAAVVTAAFYNFAPERVAKALPAAWDIASPALALTARREAAVAALRRSGVTDDAAATVADLTAKALAGANVGGRPLFAANAALDWPAEPVARLWHASTLLREHRGDGHVAVLTAEGVSGRECNVLHAAAGGVPEEMIKRARDYDEEQWARHRGALQQRGLLDGDGALTAAGREFKQHIEDRTDALALSVLDGLEDGEVEALFRTLTPIARAVVDAGDIPEGTPMGLSRADLDDDRAHLC
- a CDS encoding primary-amine oxidase, which gives rise to MWLRGHVRHPLDPLNADEFATIAAILRRDRGVRPEDWRIASIDLAQPGKAEIAEFDAGGPRPPRRTEVICFHRTDNATYRSMVSLSDHRVETFEHIPGVQANFTVDEFVECDRLLRAHPDVVEALRLRGITDMELVFFDTWTYGDAVAPPEFRDRRLGWSDSWVKAAPGANPYARLVSGLHCVVDVNAMELLRVEDVGPFAADAGAADGTGEPTPDVMGEYVPAHIPERILAASTRERVAPLHITQPDGPSFTLEGNLLRWQNWSLRVGFNHREGMTLHTVRYRDGDRDRSIAHRMSFAEMIVPYRDPSPDHYRRTAFDIGEWGLGFMTTSLELGCDCLGEIRYLDAVLHNSRGEPYTITNAICIHEEDNAVLWKHVDPEIGAEVRRMRRLTISFHVTVANYEYLVYWRLYQDGNIECEVRATGIMVTTPLPRGAPNPNGTLVDERTYAPFHQHFLVARLDLDIDGPDNTVVMTESCAEPVSPDNPHGLSLVVRNTPLRTESEGKQDVEFATQRAWKVVNPNVVTRLGAHPAYKLVPTGAIPAMFAAGTPVLERASVIAHTLWVTPNHPEEHWPAGQFVNQSVRDTGLARWTAADRSIENTDVVLWYVFGIHHITRPEDWPVMPVDVVSFWLKPFGFFDRNPALDVVGTPPDACHTTTTSAHH
- a CDS encoding nitroreductase/quinone reductase family protein — translated: MSRGIFDSPLVGVFNAGAARLIDAPVIGPVVRRAMVVIRYTGRRSGQTFQTPVNYQRSGDAVVIRVNFDGADRTGHAVAAQDEQGRVTVRVRLNP
- a CDS encoding DMT family transporter, with product MATDQARTGAFMAVGSMVCVQLGLAIAVTLIDDVGVEGAAWLRLAWAGVLFLVIVRPRRKAFTRNTFAMCVLLGVVTAAITLLFMAAVARIPLGTASALEFLGPLGVAVARGRGQGRWAWPGLAAVGVLLLTQPWSAAVDPVGVGYALGAAVCWGGYILLTQKVGDDVAGINGLAVSMPVAGLVATLTVGPAVFGRMTPQILLIGVGLAVLLPVIPFALELLALRRLTVAAFGTLMALEPAFAMILGWLILHQEPGLLGVVGIGLVVAAGVGAARTGTRTTPVPLEVG
- a CDS encoding DUF4333 domain-containing protein translates to MRKATGRLAVAAAAAAALAGCNVEAASGLPAVATDDLQADIWARLGEAGEQPQSVTCKDPLVGEVGQTARCEVIVSPTNSFEPIVTVTAVDGETIDYELIPALSVEQVQRAVARLVDDGGGPPASQVRCETGLHGHVGEVTHCDVTVAGAILRRTAEVTSVDGLMMNFDLVPMLTKAEVETSLLDELARHLKRRPESATCTGDLEGRPGNTVDCAVTDGPERAAFILTVTAVDGDKIDYSYAPRG
- a CDS encoding ABC transporter permease codes for the protein MAGVATSSRQRSKAAPYLMVLPALAYLAIFFVVPFFSLARTSLSETAGSVFMPTLTFAWDLQNYVDAFTLYREQIFRSFGYAFVATALCLLLAFPLAYVIAFKAGRFKNLILGLVILPFFVTFLIRTIAWKTILADEGWLVSALGTIGLLPDEGRLLSTSWAVIGGLTYNWIIFMILPLYVSLEKIDPRLLEASKDLYSGAPRSFRKVILPLSMPGVLAGSMLVFIPSVGDFINADYLGSTQTTMIGNVIQKQFLVVKDYPAAAALSLGLMLLILIGVLLYTRALGTEDLV
- a CDS encoding YnfA family protein, encoding MVVKSVLLFVLAAVLEIGGAWLVWQGVREHRGLLWVGAGVLALGAYGFVAAFQPDANFGRVLAAYGGVFVAGSLIWGMVVDGFRPDRWDITGAAVCLAGVGLIMYAPR
- a CDS encoding LysR family transcriptional regulator; translation: MDTRRLELLLALSRLGSMRAVADEHHLTTSTVSQQIAALARDIGAKLIEPEGRRVRLTPAGRRLADHAVTILAAVDSARRDLDPDAEPAGTVRVGGFATGIRVSLLPIVADLAVRYPDVEVVISEYEPIEAFALLIADDLDLALTYDYNLAPASPGAALDAVPLWSIEWGLGVQSGTDADTVLTAFADATWIVNSRNTADETAVRTLASLAGFTPTIAHQIDSLDLVEDLIAAGFGVGLLPLGRPTRAGVTVLDLQNPAVTLTAYAVTRRGRSAWSPLRAILDRMRPPSGDLLRPRWPRPEAGR